In one Mustela lutreola isolate mMusLut2 chromosome 8, mMusLut2.pri, whole genome shotgun sequence genomic region, the following are encoded:
- the CHD4 gene encoding chromodomain-helicase-DNA-binding protein 4 isoform X2, whose amino-acid sequence MASGLGSPSPCSAGSEEEDMDALLNNSLPPPHPENEEDPEEDLSEAETPKLKKKKKPKKPRDPKIPKSKRQKKERMLLCRQLGDSSGEGPEFVEEEEEVALRSDSEGSDYTPGKKKKKKLGPKKEKKSKSKRKEEEEEDDDDDDSKEPKSSAQLLEDWGMEDIDHVFSEEDYRTLTNYKAFSQFVRPLIAAKNPKIAVSKMMMVLGAKWREFSTNNPFKGSSGASVAAAAAAAVAVVESMVTATEVAPPPPPVEVPIRKAKTKEGKGPNARRKPKGSPRIPDAKKPKPKKVAPLKIKLGGFGSKRKRSSSEDDDLDVESDFDDASINSYSVSDGSTSRSSRSRKKLRTTKKKKKGEEEVTAVDGYETDHQDYCEVCQQGGEIILCDTCPRAYHMVCLDPDMEKAPEGKWSCPHCEKEGIQWEAKEDNSEGEEILEEVGGDPEEEDDHHMEFCRVCKDGGELLCCDTCPSSYHIHCLNPPLPEIPNGEWLCPRCTCPALKGKVQKILIWKWGQPPSPTPVPRPPDADPNTPSPKPLEGRPERQFFVKWQGMSYWHCSWVSELQLELHCQVMFRNYQRKNDMDEPPSGDFGGDEEKSRKRKNKDPKFAEMEERFYRYGIKPEWMMIHRILNHSVDKKGHVHYLIKWRDLPYDQASWESEDVEIQDYDLFKQSYWNHRELMRGEEGRPGKKLKKVKLRKLERPPETPTVDPTVKYERQPEYLDATGGTLHPYQMEGLNWLRFSWAQGTDTILADEMGLGKTVQTAVFLYSLYKEGHSKGPFLVSAPLSTIINWEREFEMWAPDMYVVTYVGDKDSRAIIRENEFSFEDNAIRGGKKASRMKKEASVKFHVLLTSYELITIDMAILGSIDWACLIVDEAHRLKNNQSKFFRVLNGYSLQHKLLLTGTPLQNNLEELFHLLNFLTPERFHNLEGFLEEFADIAKEDQIKKLHDMLGPHMLRRLKADVFKNMPSKTELIVRVELSPMQKKYYKYILTRNFEALNARGGGNQVSLLNVVMDLKKCCNHPYLFPVAAMEAPKMPNGMYDGSALIRASGKLLLLQKMLKNLKEGGHRVLIFSQMTKMLDLLEDFLEHEGYKYERIDGGITGNMRQEAIDRFNAPGAQQFCFLLSTRAGGLGINLATADTVIIYDSDWNPHNDIQAFSRAHRIGQNKKVMIYRFVTRASVEERITQVAKKKMMLTHLVVRPGLGSKTGSMSKQELDDILKFGTEELFKDEATDGGGDNKEGEDSSVIHYDDKAIERLLDRNQDETEDTELQGMNEYLSSFKVAQYVVREEEMGEEEEVEREIIKQEESVDPDYWEKLLRHHYEQQQEDLARNLGKGKRIRKQVNYNDGSQEDRDWQDDQSDNQSDYSVASEEGDEDFDERSEAPRRPSRKGLRNDKDKPLPPLLARVGGNIEVLGFNARQRKAFLNAIMRYGMPPQDAFTTQWLVRDLRGKSEKEFKAYVSLFMRHLCEPGADGAETFADGVPREGLSRQHVLTRIGVMSLIRKKVQEFEHVNGRWSMPELAEVEENKKMSQPGSPSPKTPTPSTPGDTQPNTPAPAPPAEDGIKIEENSLKEEESAEGEKEVKSAAPEATVECTQPPAPASEDEKVLVEPPEGEEKVEKAEVKERTEEPMETEPKGVADVEKVEEKSAVDLTPIVVEDKEEKKEEEEKKEVMLQNGETPKDLNDEKQKKNIKQRFMFNIADGGFTELHSLWQNEERAATVTKKTYEIWHRRHDYWLLAGIINHGYARWQDIQNDPRYAILNEPFKGEMNRGNFLEIKNKFLARRFKLLEQALVIEEQLRRAAYLNMSEDPSHPSMALNTRFAEVECLAESHQHLSKESMAGNKPANAVLHKGILKQLEELLSDMKADVTRLPATIARIPPVAVRLQMSERNILSRLANRAPEPTPQQVAQQQ is encoded by the exons TCTGCTCAGCTTCTGGAAGACTGGGGCATGGAAGACATTGACCATGTGTTCTCAGAGGAGGATTATCGCACCCTCACCAACTACAAGGCCTTCAGCCAGTTTGTCCG ACCCCTCATTGCTGCCAAAAACCCCAAGATTGCTGTCTCCAAGATGAtgatggttttgggtgcaaaGTGGCGTGAGTTCAGCACCAACAATCCCTTCAAAGGCAGTTCCGGGGCTTCTGTggcggcagcagcagcggcagcagtgGCTGTGGTGGAGAGCATGGTGACGGCCACTGAAGTTGCACCACCTCCTCCGCCTGTGGAGGTGCCGATCCGCAAGGCCAAGACCAAGGAGGGCAAAG GTCCCAATGCTCGGAGGAAGCCCAAGGGCAGCCCTCGTATACCTGATGCCAAGAAGCCTAAACCTAAGAAAGTAGCTCCTCTGAAAATCAAGCTGGGAGGTTTTGGTTCTAAGCGTAAGAGATCCTCG AGTGAGGATGATGACTTAGATGTGGAGTCTGACTTCGATGATGCCAGCATCAATAGCTATTCCGTTTCTGATGGTTCTACCAGCCGCAGTAGCCGCAGCCGCAAGAAACTCCgaaccactaaaaagaaaaagaaag GCGAGGAGGAGGTGACTGCTGTGGATGGTTATGAGACAGACCACCAGGACTATTGCGAGGTGTGCCAGCAAGGCGGTGAGATCATCCTGTGTGATACCTGTCCCCGAGCCTACCACATGGTCTGCCTGGATCCGGATATGGAGAAGGCTCCCGAGGGCAAGTGGAGCTGTCCACATTGC GAGAAGGAAGGCATCCAGTGGGAGGCTAAAGAAGACAATTCAGAGGGTGAGGAGATCCTGGAAGAGGTTGGAGGAGACCCTGAAGAGGAGGATGACCACCATATGGAATTCTGTCGTGTCTGTAAAGATGGTGGGGAGCTGCTCTGCTGTGACACCTGTCCTTCATCCTACCACATCCACTGCCTGAACCCCCCACTTCCAGAGATTCCTAATGGTGAATGGCTCTGTCCCCGTTGTACG tgTCCAGCGCTTAAGGGCAAAGTTCAGAAGATTCTAATCTGGAAATGGGGGCAGCCACCATCTCCCACACCAGTGCCTCGACCTCCAGATGCTGATCCCAATACTCCCTCTCCCAAGCCCCTGGAGGGGAGGCCAGAGCGGCAGTTCTTTGTGAAATGGCAAGGCATGTCTTACTGGCACTGCTCCTGGGTGTCTGAACTGCAG TTGGAGCTGCATTGTCAAGTGATGTTCCGAAACTATCAGCGGAAGAATGATATGGACGAACCACCTTCCGGGGACTTTGGTGGTGATGAAGAGAAGAGCCGGAAGCGTAAGAACAAAGACCCTAAATTTGCAGAGATGGAGGAACGTTTCTATCGCTATGGCATAAAACCTGAGTGGATGATGATCCACCGAATTCTCAACCACAG TGTGGACAAGAAGGGCCATGTCCACTACTTGATCAAGTGGCGGGACTTGCCCTACGATCAGGCATCCTGGGagagtgaggatgtggagatacAGGACTATGATCTGTTCAAGCAGAGCTACTGGAACCACAG GGAGTTAATGAGGGGTGAGGAAGGACGACCAGGCAAGAAGCTCAAGAAGGTGAAGCTGAGGAAGTTGGAGAGGCCTCCTGAAACTCCTACAGTGGAT CCGACAGTGAAGTATGAGCGGCAGCCAGAGTATCTGGACGCTACTGGTGGAACCCTGCACCCCTATCAGATGGAGGGCTTGAACTGGTTGCGCTTCTCCTGGGCTCAAGGCACCGATACTATCTTGGCTGATGAGATGGGCCTTGGGAAGACTGTCCAGACAGCAGTCTTCCTTTATTCTCTCTATAAGGAG GGCCATTCCAAAGGCCCCTTCCTAGTGAGTGCCCCTCTTTCTACAATCATCAACTGGGAGCGGGAGTTTGAAATGTGGGCTCCAGATATGTATGTGGTGACCTACGTGGGTGACAAAGACAGCCGTGCCATCATCCGAGAGAATGAGTTCTCCTTTGAAGACAACGCCATTCGTGGTGGCAAGAAAGCCTCTCGCATGAAG AAAGAGGCATCTGTGAAGTTCCACGTGCTGCTGACGTCCTATGAGCTGATAACCATCGACATGGCCATCTTGGGCTCCATTGACTGGGCCTGCCTGATTGTGGATGAGGCACACCGGCTCAAGAACAACCAGTCCAAG TTCTTCCGGGTGTTAAATGGTTACTCACTCCAACACAAGCTGTTGCTGACCGGGACTCCGTTACAAAACAATCTGGAAGAATTGTTTCATCTGCTCAACTTTCTAACCCCCGAGAGGTTCCA cAATttggaaggcttcttggaggagttTGCCGACATTGCCAAGGAGGACCAGATTAAAAAACTGCATGACATGCTGGGCCCTCATATGTTGCGGCGGCTCAAAGCTGATGTGTTCAAGAATATGCCATCTAAGACAGAATTGATTGTGCGTGTGGAGCTGAGCCCTATGCAGAA GAAATACTATAAGTACATCCTTACTCGAAATTTTGAAGCACTCAATGCTCGGGGTGGTGGCAACCAGGTGTCTTTGCTCAACGTGGTGATGGATCTGAAGAAGTGCTGTAACCACCCATACCTCTTCCCTGTGGCCGCGATG GAAGCCCCTAAAATGCCCAATGGCATGTATGATGGCAGTGCCCTAATCCGAGCATCTGGTAAATTATTGCTGCTACAGAAGATGCTCAAGAACCTCAAGGAGGGTGGGCACCGCGTTCTCATCTTCTCTCAG ATGACCAAGATGCTGGACCTGTTGGAGGATTTTTTGGAACATGAAGGTTATAAGTATGAACGAATTGATGGTGGGATCACCGGGAACATGCGGCAAGAGGCCATTGACCGCTTCAATG CACCTGGTGCTCAACAGTTCTGCTTCTTGCTTTCCACTCGAGCTGGGGGCCTTGGAATCAATCTGGCCACTGCCGACACAGTTATTATCTATGACTCTGACTGGAACCCTCATAATGACATCCAG GCTTTTAGCAGAGCTCACCGTATTGGGCAGAATAAGAAGGTGATGATATATCGGTTTGTGACCCGTGCGTCTGTGGAGGAACGCATCACGCAGGTGGCAAAGAAGAAGATGATGCTGACGCATCTAGTGGTTCGGCCTGGGCTGGGCTCCAAGACTGGATCCATGTCCAAACAGGAGCTTGATGACATCCTCAAGTTTGGCACTGAGGAGCTATTTAAGGATGAAGCCACAGATGGAG GAGGAGACAACAAAGAGGGAGAAGATAGTAGTGTTATCCACTATGATGACAAGGCCATTGAACGACTTCTGGACCGTAATCAGGATGAGACAGAAGACACAGAACTGCAGGGCATGAATGAATATTTAAGCTCGTTCAAAGTGGCCCAGTACGTGGTGCGGGAAGAAGAGATGGGG gaggaagaggaggtagaACGAGAAATcataaaacaggaagaaagtgTGGATCCTGACTACTGGGAGAAATTGCTGCGGCACCATTATGAGCAGCAGCAAGAAGATCTAGCCCGAAATCTgggcaaaggaaaaagaatccgTAAACAGGTCAACTACAATGATGGCTCCCAGGAGGACCGAG atTGGCAGGACGACCAGTCCGACAACCAGTCCGATTATTCAGTGGCCTCAGAGGAAGGTGATGAAGACTTTGATGAACGTTCAGAAG CTCCCCGCAGGCCCAGTCGTAAGGGCCTGCGGAATGATAAAGATAAGCCATTGCCTCCTCTGTTGGCCCGTGTTGGTGGAAATATTGAA GTACTTGGTTTTAATGCTCGTCAGCGAAAAGCCTTTCTTAATGCAATTATGCGATATGGGATGCCTCCTCAGGATGCTTTTACCACCCAGTGGCTTGTGAGAGATCTGCGAGGCAAATCAGAGAAAGAGTTCAA GGCTTATGTATCTCTTTTCATGAGACATTTATGTGAGCCAGGAGCAGATGGGGCTGAGACCTTTGCTGATGGTGTCCCCCGAGAAGGCCTGTCTCGCCAGCATGTCCTTACTAGGATTGGTGTCATGTCCTTGATTCGAAAGAAG GTTCAGGAGTTTGAACATGTCAATGGGCGCTGGAGCATGCCTGAACTTGCTGaagtagaagaaaacaagaaaatgtccCAGCCAGGGTCTCCTTCTCCAAAGACTCCTACACCCTCCACTCCAGGAGATACACAACCCAAtacccctgcacctgccccaccTGCTG AGGATGGGATAAAAATAGAGGAGAATAGCCTCAAAGAAGAAGAGAgtgcagaaggagaaaaggaggttAAGTCTGCAGCCCCAGAGGCCACTGTTGAG tgtacacaaccccctgcccctgcctcagaAGATGAAAAAGTCCTTGTTGAACCtcctgagggagaggagaaagtagAAAAGGCAGAGGTGAAGGAGAGAACAGAGGAACCGATGGAAACAGAGCCCAAAG GTGTTGCTGACGTGGAGAAGGTAGAGGAGAAGTCAGCAGTAGATCTGACCCCCATTGTGGTAGAGGACAAAG aagagaagaaagaagaagaagagaaaaaagaggtgATGCTTCAGAATGGAGAGACCCCCAAGGACCTGAATGatgagaagcagaagaaaaatattaaacagcGTTTCATGTTCAACATCGCAGATGGTGGTTTTACTG AGTTACACTCCCTTTGGCAGAATGAGGAGCGGGCAGCCACTGTCACCAAGAAGACTTATGAGATCTGGCATCGGCGGCATGACTACTGGCTGCTGGCTGGCATCATAAA CCATGGCTATGCCCGGTGGCAGGACATCCAGAATGACCCACGCTATGCTATCCTCAATGAACCTTTCAAGGGTGAAATGAATCGTGGCAATTTCTTAGAGATCAAGAATAAGTTTCTAGCCCGAAGGTTCAAG cttttaGAACAAGCCCTGGTGATCGAGGAACAGCTGCGTCGGGCAGCTTACCTGAACATGTCAGAGGACCCCTCTCACCCCTCCATGGCCCTAAACACACGCTTTGCTGAGGTGGAGTGTTTGGCGGAGAGTCACCAGCACCTGTCCAAGGAGTCAATGGCAGGAAACAAGCCAGCCAATGCGGTCCTGCACAAAGGTA TTCTGAAACAGCTAGAAGAACTGCTGAGTGACATGAAAGCCGATGTGACTCGACTCCCAGCTACTATTGCCCGGATTCCCCCAGTTGCCGTGAGGCTACAGATGTCAGAGCGTAACATCCTCAGCCGTCTGGCAAACCGAGCACCTGAACCTACTCCACAGCAG GTGGCCCAACAGCAGTGA
- the CHD4 gene encoding chromodomain-helicase-DNA-binding protein 4 isoform X1 gives MASGLGSPSPCSAGSEEEDMDALLNNSLPPPHPENEEDPEEDLSEAETPKLKKKKKPKKPRDPKIPKSKRQKKERMLLCRQLGDSSGEGPEFVEEEEEVALRSDSEGSDYTPGKKKKKKLGPKKEKKSKSKRKEEEEEDDDDDDSKEPKSSAQLLEDWGMEDIDHVFSEEDYRTLTNYKAFSQFVRPLIAAKNPKIAVSKMMMVLGAKWREFSTNNPFKGSSGASVAAAAAAAVAVVESMVTATEVAPPPPPVEVPIRKAKTKEGKGPNARRKPKGSPRIPDAKKPKPKKVAPLKIKLGGFGSKRKRSSSEDDDLDVESDFDDASINSYSVSDGSTSRSSRSRKKLRTTKKKKKGEEEVTAVDGYETDHQDYCEVCQQGGEIILCDTCPRAYHMVCLDPDMEKAPEGKWSCPHCEKEGIQWEAKEDNSEGEEILEEVGGDPEEEDDHHMEFCRVCKDGGELLCCDTCPSSYHIHCLNPPLPEIPNGEWLCPRCTCPALKGKVQKILIWKWGQPPSPTPVPRPPDADPNTPSPKPLEGRPERQFFVKWQGMSYWHCSWVSELQLELHCQVMFRNYQRKNDMDEPPSGDFGGDEEKSRKRKNKDPKFAEMEERFYRYGIKPEWMMIHRILNHSVDKKGHVHYLIKWRDLPYDQASWESEDVEIQDYDLFKQSYWNHRELMRGEEGRPGKKLKKVKLRKLERPPETPTVDPTVKYERQPEYLDATGGTLHPYQMEGLNWLRFSWAQGTDTILADEMGLGKTVQTAVFLYSLYKEGHSKGPFLVSAPLSTIINWEREFEMWAPDMYVVTYVGDKDSRAIIRENEFSFEDNAIRGGKKASRMKKEASVKFHVLLTSYELITIDMAILGSIDWACLIVDEAHRLKNNQSKFFRVLNGYSLQHKLLLTGTPLQNNLEELFHLLNFLTPERFHNLEGFLEEFADIAKEDQIKKLHDMLGPHMLRRLKADVFKNMPSKTELIVRVELSPMQKKYYKYILTRNFEALNARGGGNQVSLLNVVMDLKKCCNHPYLFPVAAMEAPKMPNGMYDGSALIRASGKLLLLQKMLKNLKEGGHRVLIFSQMTKMLDLLEDFLEHEGYKYERIDGGITGNMRQEAIDRFNAPGAQQFCFLLSTRAGGLGINLATADTVIIYDSDWNPHNDIQAFSRAHRIGQNKKVMIYRFVTRASVEERITQVAKKKMMLTHLVVRPGLGSKTGSMSKQELDDILKFGTEELFKDEATDGGGDNKEGEDSSVIHYDDKAIERLLDRNQDETEDTELQGMNEYLSSFKVAQYVVREEEMGEEEEVEREIIKQEESVDPDYWEKLLRHHYEQQQEDLARNLGKGKRIRKQVNYNDGSQEDRGVCGRPRPPPMGRSTRAVGPAHLPSLPPDWQDDQSDNQSDYSVASEEGDEDFDERSEAPRRPSRKGLRNDKDKPLPPLLARVGGNIEVLGFNARQRKAFLNAIMRYGMPPQDAFTTQWLVRDLRGKSEKEFKAYVSLFMRHLCEPGADGAETFADGVPREGLSRQHVLTRIGVMSLIRKKVQEFEHVNGRWSMPELAEVEENKKMSQPGSPSPKTPTPSTPGDTQPNTPAPAPPAEDGIKIEENSLKEEESAEGEKEVKSAAPEATVECTQPPAPASEDEKVLVEPPEGEEKVEKAEVKERTEEPMETEPKGVADVEKVEEKSAVDLTPIVVEDKEEKKEEEEKKEVMLQNGETPKDLNDEKQKKNIKQRFMFNIADGGFTELHSLWQNEERAATVTKKTYEIWHRRHDYWLLAGIINHGYARWQDIQNDPRYAILNEPFKGEMNRGNFLEIKNKFLARRFKLLEQALVIEEQLRRAAYLNMSEDPSHPSMALNTRFAEVECLAESHQHLSKESMAGNKPANAVLHKVLKQLEELLSDMKADVTRLPATIARIPPVAVRLQMSERNILSRLANRAPEPTPQQVAQQQ, from the exons TCTGCTCAGCTTCTGGAAGACTGGGGCATGGAAGACATTGACCATGTGTTCTCAGAGGAGGATTATCGCACCCTCACCAACTACAAGGCCTTCAGCCAGTTTGTCCG ACCCCTCATTGCTGCCAAAAACCCCAAGATTGCTGTCTCCAAGATGAtgatggttttgggtgcaaaGTGGCGTGAGTTCAGCACCAACAATCCCTTCAAAGGCAGTTCCGGGGCTTCTGTggcggcagcagcagcggcagcagtgGCTGTGGTGGAGAGCATGGTGACGGCCACTGAAGTTGCACCACCTCCTCCGCCTGTGGAGGTGCCGATCCGCAAGGCCAAGACCAAGGAGGGCAAAG GTCCCAATGCTCGGAGGAAGCCCAAGGGCAGCCCTCGTATACCTGATGCCAAGAAGCCTAAACCTAAGAAAGTAGCTCCTCTGAAAATCAAGCTGGGAGGTTTTGGTTCTAAGCGTAAGAGATCCTCG AGTGAGGATGATGACTTAGATGTGGAGTCTGACTTCGATGATGCCAGCATCAATAGCTATTCCGTTTCTGATGGTTCTACCAGCCGCAGTAGCCGCAGCCGCAAGAAACTCCgaaccactaaaaagaaaaagaaag GCGAGGAGGAGGTGACTGCTGTGGATGGTTATGAGACAGACCACCAGGACTATTGCGAGGTGTGCCAGCAAGGCGGTGAGATCATCCTGTGTGATACCTGTCCCCGAGCCTACCACATGGTCTGCCTGGATCCGGATATGGAGAAGGCTCCCGAGGGCAAGTGGAGCTGTCCACATTGC GAGAAGGAAGGCATCCAGTGGGAGGCTAAAGAAGACAATTCAGAGGGTGAGGAGATCCTGGAAGAGGTTGGAGGAGACCCTGAAGAGGAGGATGACCACCATATGGAATTCTGTCGTGTCTGTAAAGATGGTGGGGAGCTGCTCTGCTGTGACACCTGTCCTTCATCCTACCACATCCACTGCCTGAACCCCCCACTTCCAGAGATTCCTAATGGTGAATGGCTCTGTCCCCGTTGTACG tgTCCAGCGCTTAAGGGCAAAGTTCAGAAGATTCTAATCTGGAAATGGGGGCAGCCACCATCTCCCACACCAGTGCCTCGACCTCCAGATGCTGATCCCAATACTCCCTCTCCCAAGCCCCTGGAGGGGAGGCCAGAGCGGCAGTTCTTTGTGAAATGGCAAGGCATGTCTTACTGGCACTGCTCCTGGGTGTCTGAACTGCAG TTGGAGCTGCATTGTCAAGTGATGTTCCGAAACTATCAGCGGAAGAATGATATGGACGAACCACCTTCCGGGGACTTTGGTGGTGATGAAGAGAAGAGCCGGAAGCGTAAGAACAAAGACCCTAAATTTGCAGAGATGGAGGAACGTTTCTATCGCTATGGCATAAAACCTGAGTGGATGATGATCCACCGAATTCTCAACCACAG TGTGGACAAGAAGGGCCATGTCCACTACTTGATCAAGTGGCGGGACTTGCCCTACGATCAGGCATCCTGGGagagtgaggatgtggagatacAGGACTATGATCTGTTCAAGCAGAGCTACTGGAACCACAG GGAGTTAATGAGGGGTGAGGAAGGACGACCAGGCAAGAAGCTCAAGAAGGTGAAGCTGAGGAAGTTGGAGAGGCCTCCTGAAACTCCTACAGTGGAT CCGACAGTGAAGTATGAGCGGCAGCCAGAGTATCTGGACGCTACTGGTGGAACCCTGCACCCCTATCAGATGGAGGGCTTGAACTGGTTGCGCTTCTCCTGGGCTCAAGGCACCGATACTATCTTGGCTGATGAGATGGGCCTTGGGAAGACTGTCCAGACAGCAGTCTTCCTTTATTCTCTCTATAAGGAG GGCCATTCCAAAGGCCCCTTCCTAGTGAGTGCCCCTCTTTCTACAATCATCAACTGGGAGCGGGAGTTTGAAATGTGGGCTCCAGATATGTATGTGGTGACCTACGTGGGTGACAAAGACAGCCGTGCCATCATCCGAGAGAATGAGTTCTCCTTTGAAGACAACGCCATTCGTGGTGGCAAGAAAGCCTCTCGCATGAAG AAAGAGGCATCTGTGAAGTTCCACGTGCTGCTGACGTCCTATGAGCTGATAACCATCGACATGGCCATCTTGGGCTCCATTGACTGGGCCTGCCTGATTGTGGATGAGGCACACCGGCTCAAGAACAACCAGTCCAAG TTCTTCCGGGTGTTAAATGGTTACTCACTCCAACACAAGCTGTTGCTGACCGGGACTCCGTTACAAAACAATCTGGAAGAATTGTTTCATCTGCTCAACTTTCTAACCCCCGAGAGGTTCCA cAATttggaaggcttcttggaggagttTGCCGACATTGCCAAGGAGGACCAGATTAAAAAACTGCATGACATGCTGGGCCCTCATATGTTGCGGCGGCTCAAAGCTGATGTGTTCAAGAATATGCCATCTAAGACAGAATTGATTGTGCGTGTGGAGCTGAGCCCTATGCAGAA GAAATACTATAAGTACATCCTTACTCGAAATTTTGAAGCACTCAATGCTCGGGGTGGTGGCAACCAGGTGTCTTTGCTCAACGTGGTGATGGATCTGAAGAAGTGCTGTAACCACCCATACCTCTTCCCTGTGGCCGCGATG GAAGCCCCTAAAATGCCCAATGGCATGTATGATGGCAGTGCCCTAATCCGAGCATCTGGTAAATTATTGCTGCTACAGAAGATGCTCAAGAACCTCAAGGAGGGTGGGCACCGCGTTCTCATCTTCTCTCAG ATGACCAAGATGCTGGACCTGTTGGAGGATTTTTTGGAACATGAAGGTTATAAGTATGAACGAATTGATGGTGGGATCACCGGGAACATGCGGCAAGAGGCCATTGACCGCTTCAATG CACCTGGTGCTCAACAGTTCTGCTTCTTGCTTTCCACTCGAGCTGGGGGCCTTGGAATCAATCTGGCCACTGCCGACACAGTTATTATCTATGACTCTGACTGGAACCCTCATAATGACATCCAG GCTTTTAGCAGAGCTCACCGTATTGGGCAGAATAAGAAGGTGATGATATATCGGTTTGTGACCCGTGCGTCTGTGGAGGAACGCATCACGCAGGTGGCAAAGAAGAAGATGATGCTGACGCATCTAGTGGTTCGGCCTGGGCTGGGCTCCAAGACTGGATCCATGTCCAAACAGGAGCTTGATGACATCCTCAAGTTTGGCACTGAGGAGCTATTTAAGGATGAAGCCACAGATGGAG GAGGAGACAACAAAGAGGGAGAAGATAGTAGTGTTATCCACTATGATGACAAGGCCATTGAACGACTTCTGGACCGTAATCAGGATGAGACAGAAGACACAGAACTGCAGGGCATGAATGAATATTTAAGCTCGTTCAAAGTGGCCCAGTACGTGGTGCGGGAAGAAGAGATGGGG gaggaagaggaggtagaACGAGAAATcataaaacaggaagaaagtgTGGATCCTGACTACTGGGAGAAATTGCTGCGGCACCATTATGAGCAGCAGCAAGAAGATCTAGCCCGAAATCTgggcaaaggaaaaagaatccgTAAACAGGTCAACTACAATGATGGCTCCCAGGAGGACCGAGGTGTGTGtggccggccccgccccccacccatgGGCCGTTCCACTAGAGCAGTGGGCCCCGCTcatctgccctctctccctccagatTGGCAGGACGACCAGTCCGACAACCAGTCCGATTATTCAGTGGCCTCAGAGGAAGGTGATGAAGACTTTGATGAACGTTCAGAAG CTCCCCGCAGGCCCAGTCGTAAGGGCCTGCGGAATGATAAAGATAAGCCATTGCCTCCTCTGTTGGCCCGTGTTGGTGGAAATATTGAA GTACTTGGTTTTAATGCTCGTCAGCGAAAAGCCTTTCTTAATGCAATTATGCGATATGGGATGCCTCCTCAGGATGCTTTTACCACCCAGTGGCTTGTGAGAGATCTGCGAGGCAAATCAGAGAAAGAGTTCAA GGCTTATGTATCTCTTTTCATGAGACATTTATGTGAGCCAGGAGCAGATGGGGCTGAGACCTTTGCTGATGGTGTCCCCCGAGAAGGCCTGTCTCGCCAGCATGTCCTTACTAGGATTGGTGTCATGTCCTTGATTCGAAAGAAG GTTCAGGAGTTTGAACATGTCAATGGGCGCTGGAGCATGCCTGAACTTGCTGaagtagaagaaaacaagaaaatgtccCAGCCAGGGTCTCCTTCTCCAAAGACTCCTACACCCTCCACTCCAGGAGATACACAACCCAAtacccctgcacctgccccaccTGCTG AGGATGGGATAAAAATAGAGGAGAATAGCCTCAAAGAAGAAGAGAgtgcagaaggagaaaaggaggttAAGTCTGCAGCCCCAGAGGCCACTGTTGAG tgtacacaaccccctgcccctgcctcagaAGATGAAAAAGTCCTTGTTGAACCtcctgagggagaggagaaagtagAAAAGGCAGAGGTGAAGGAGAGAACAGAGGAACCGATGGAAACAGAGCCCAAAG GTGTTGCTGACGTGGAGAAGGTAGAGGAGAAGTCAGCAGTAGATCTGACCCCCATTGTGGTAGAGGACAAAG aagagaagaaagaagaagaagagaaaaaagaggtgATGCTTCAGAATGGAGAGACCCCCAAGGACCTGAATGatgagaagcagaagaaaaatattaaacagcGTTTCATGTTCAACATCGCAGATGGTGGTTTTACTG AGTTACACTCCCTTTGGCAGAATGAGGAGCGGGCAGCCACTGTCACCAAGAAGACTTATGAGATCTGGCATCGGCGGCATGACTACTGGCTGCTGGCTGGCATCATAAA CCATGGCTATGCCCGGTGGCAGGACATCCAGAATGACCCACGCTATGCTATCCTCAATGAACCTTTCAAGGGTGAAATGAATCGTGGCAATTTCTTAGAGATCAAGAATAAGTTTCTAGCCCGAAGGTTCAAG cttttaGAACAAGCCCTGGTGATCGAGGAACAGCTGCGTCGGGCAGCTTACCTGAACATGTCAGAGGACCCCTCTCACCCCTCCATGGCCCTAAACACACGCTTTGCTGAGGTGGAGTGTTTGGCGGAGAGTCACCAGCACCTGTCCAAGGAGTCAATGGCAGGAAACAAGCCAGCCAATGCGGTCCTGCACAAAG TTCTGAAACAGCTAGAAGAACTGCTGAGTGACATGAAAGCCGATGTGACTCGACTCCCAGCTACTATTGCCCGGATTCCCCCAGTTGCCGTGAGGCTACAGATGTCAGAGCGTAACATCCTCAGCCGTCTGGCAAACCGAGCACCTGAACCTACTCCACAGCAG GTGGCCCAACAGCAGTGA